From a region of the Streptomyces sp. B21-083 genome:
- a CDS encoding AAA family ATPase, with translation MNRTTAYATTSALVLTDALPRQSSGPAREACAARPEPVIRDLRERSGHSPYGLTFGARDLVVVTGLPGSGKSTLMRRAVRATGIDSQNTRDDWDARTPSFLPYAVYRPLVRLAHYAGLRRALRSGAGVVVHDCGTQAWVRGWLAREARRRGGTLHLLLLDVTPGEALEGQRERGRGVSRYAFLRHRQAASRLLRSVEKGNLPDGCGSAVLIDRDAADILRRIDFAD, from the coding sequence GTGAACAGGACCACGGCGTACGCGACGACCTCGGCCCTCGTACTGACCGACGCGCTGCCCAGGCAGTCGTCCGGCCCCGCCCGGGAGGCGTGTGCGGCGCGCCCCGAACCAGTGATCCGCGATCTGCGGGAGCGCTCGGGCCACAGCCCGTACGGCCTCACCTTCGGCGCCCGCGACCTCGTCGTGGTCACCGGCCTGCCGGGCAGCGGCAAGTCCACACTGATGCGCCGGGCGGTGCGCGCCACCGGCATCGACTCGCAGAACACCCGCGACGACTGGGACGCCCGTACGCCCTCCTTTCTTCCCTACGCCGTCTACCGCCCCCTCGTCCGCCTCGCCCACTACGCCGGACTGCGCCGCGCCCTGCGCTCCGGCGCCGGAGTCGTCGTGCACGACTGCGGTACGCAGGCCTGGGTGCGTGGCTGGCTGGCCCGCGAGGCCCGCCGCCGGGGCGGCACCCTCCATCTGCTCCTCCTCGACGTCACCCCGGGTGAGGCGCTGGAGGGCCAGCGTGAACGGGGTCGGGGTGTCTCGCGGTACGCGTTCCTGCGTCACCGTCAGGCCGCCTCGCGGCTGCTGCGCTCGGTGGAGAAGGGGAACCTGCCGGACGGCTGCGGCTCGGCGGTGCTGATCGACCGGGACGCGGCGGACATCCTGCGCAGGATCGACTTCGCGGACTGA
- the gcvT gene encoding glycine cleavage system aminomethyltransferase GcvT: MSSTSPRLTALDALHRSLGATMTDFAGWDMPLRYGSERDEHLAVRTKAGLFDLSHMGEITVTGPEAAALLDYALVGNIGSVAVGRARYTMICRADGGILDDLIVYRLAETEAGSSTYLVVANAGNAQIVLDALVERSDGFDALVRDDRDAYALIAVQGPEAPGILTALTDADLDGLKYYAGLPGTVAGVPALIARTGYTGEDGFELFVAPGDAEKVWQALTDAGTPVGLVPCGLSCRDTLRLEAGMPLYGHELSTSLTPFDAGLGRVVKFEKAGDFVGRAALREAAERASYEPPRVLVGLVAEGRRVPRAGYAVVSGGQVIGEVTSGAPSPTLGKPIAMAYVDAAHSAPGTAGVGVDIRGSHEPYEVVALPFYKRRK; the protein is encoded by the coding sequence ATGAGCAGCACCTCTCCGCGTCTTACCGCCCTCGATGCCCTGCATCGTTCGCTGGGCGCCACGATGACCGACTTCGCCGGCTGGGACATGCCCCTGCGGTACGGCTCCGAGCGCGACGAGCATCTGGCCGTGCGCACGAAGGCCGGCCTCTTCGACCTCTCCCACATGGGCGAGATCACCGTGACCGGGCCGGAAGCCGCCGCCCTGCTCGACTACGCGCTGGTCGGCAACATCGGGTCCGTCGCCGTCGGACGCGCCCGCTACACCATGATCTGCCGGGCCGACGGCGGCATCCTGGACGACCTCATCGTCTACCGCCTGGCCGAGACCGAGGCCGGGTCTTCCACCTACCTGGTCGTGGCCAACGCCGGCAACGCGCAGATCGTGCTGGACGCCCTCGTCGAGCGGTCCGACGGCTTCGACGCGCTGGTCCGCGACGACCGGGACGCCTACGCGCTGATCGCCGTACAGGGCCCGGAGGCCCCCGGCATCCTCACCGCCCTCACGGACGCCGACCTCGACGGCCTGAAGTACTACGCGGGCCTGCCCGGCACGGTCGCCGGTGTCCCCGCCCTGATCGCGCGCACCGGATACACCGGTGAGGACGGCTTCGAGCTGTTCGTGGCGCCGGGTGACGCGGAGAAGGTGTGGCAGGCGCTGACCGACGCGGGCACACCCGTCGGGCTCGTCCCCTGCGGACTGTCCTGCCGGGACACGCTGCGGCTGGAGGCGGGCATGCCGCTGTACGGGCATGAGCTGAGCACCTCCCTCACACCCTTCGACGCGGGGCTCGGCCGGGTCGTCAAGTTCGAGAAGGCGGGCGACTTCGTGGGTCGCGCGGCCCTGCGCGAGGCCGCCGAGCGCGCTTCGTACGAGCCGCCACGGGTACTCGTCGGCCTGGTCGCCGAGGGCCGTCGCGTCCCGCGCGCCGGGTACGCGGTCGTCTCCGGCGGCCAGGTGATCGGCGAGGTCACCTCGGGCGCCCCCTCCCCCACCCTCGGGAAGCCGATCGCGATGGCGTACGTCGACGCCGCGCACTCGGCGCCCGGTACGGCGGGTGTCGGCGTGGACATCCGGGGCAGCCACGAGCCGTACGAGGTCGTGGCACTGCCGTTCTACAAGCGCCGGAAGTAA
- the gcvH gene encoding glycine cleavage system protein GcvH, which translates to MSNPQQLRYSKEHEWLSGAENGVSTVGITEHAANALGDVVYVQLPEVGATVTAGETCGELESTKSVSDLYSPVTGEVTEVNEDVTNDPSLVNSAPFEGGWLFKVRVSDEPGDLLSADEYTAISGS; encoded by the coding sequence ATGAGCAACCCCCAGCAGCTGCGCTACAGCAAGGAGCACGAGTGGCTGTCGGGCGCCGAGAACGGCGTCTCGACGGTCGGTATCACCGAGCACGCGGCCAACGCGCTCGGCGATGTCGTGTACGTACAGCTTCCCGAGGTCGGTGCCACCGTGACCGCGGGTGAGACCTGCGGTGAGCTGGAGTCGACCAAGTCGGTCAGCGACCTGTACTCCCCGGTCACCGGTGAGGTCACCGAGGTCAACGAGGACGTCACGAACGACCCGTCGCTGGTGAACTCCGCCCCGTTCGAGGGCGGCTGGCTCTTCAAGGTGCGGGTCTCCGACGAGCCGGGCGACCTGCTCTCCGCCGACGAGTACACCGCGATCTCCGGCAGCTGA